The sequence below is a genomic window from Hippocampus zosterae strain Florida chromosome 7, ASM2543408v3, whole genome shotgun sequence.
CAGTTGTTCGTCATCGgaccaaaaaataaagtaaactttGATAGCAGGCTCGCGTAACTATGCcaccatttgtttgtttacgGTAACTCTGAATTCGGTCGTAGCGATatattaaaacacacaaaaaattacCCCACAAGCATATTTTATACTGAAAACAACTTTCTACGCTGTAATGTGTCCGCGCGTAGTAAATCcatgaaaatattaaaattataAAAACCAACCTCTGCCAAATACGACTCCACTTCcgggtgtgtttgtttgtgttactATGGTAACAGTGTTCCTTTTCCTAATGGTCCGCGGAATAGCCGTGAAAAAGTTCAGACTCACAAGAATTAATCAAATTATTCttgttattagtattattatatgtaatatcaaattattattattattattagcagtAATAAGTAGTAGGAGTATTGTAGAAGGTAATTTAATCAACTGTTTTGtcgtaaaatattttaaagataaaaaaaaaacgttttgaattCAAAACTTCCGGGCTCAGTTAAGTCAAGTTACTTGGCCCTCTtaatttacatgcattttcatttgcttttgccACTAGAAAATTGGGTCCAACATGGATGCCTCGAGTAAGATGTGAATGATGCTAACCTGTGGTGGAGGAGCACTCCTCCTCCGGTTTCAAACTGTGGTGCGTCAGCAGCAGCTGCCCCACACAGCAACACAACTACTGCCGCCAGCCGTGCAACCACAAACGCGTCCTCAGTGCTCGGGAAGACGACGGCAGGATTTATTCTCCTTCTTGTCCACTTGACTGGTGTCTGTGGGATCATTTTCTCTACCCTGCCAGGTATTGTGACCTCTTAACCTTTCCCGTGAGTTCTCGTCACCCTGTCTGGTTTACGTTAACTGAAATAATCTCATTTCATGCTGCAGGTTGAAAACTTTCAAAGTAGAGGTGAGATATTCGTGTTAAGGTGCCTACCTCCATTATGGGGTTATGAGTtttaggggattttttttctttcacctttATCATGACGCGTCACACCGCCAAAATGTAAAAGTTGTTTGGGGCCTCAGTTGCCGTTATTGGATTTGAATTAAAGTTACACTCGGCGCACATTTGTTCTATTAATAAACCGACCTGTAATTGAGCTCGGGGTCATATTTGGAATGGGAAGACTTGGTGATTCTCTGTAGTGGtttggcatgtgtgtgttgggCCACGCATCTTGATGTCCATTGTGGACCTTCTTCTTCACACTGTGGTGACCCCTTGCTATTCTCGCGGCAATTTGGGACTGAGACCTCCGTCAAATAGCAAAATCCCCTCTTGCCTGGATGGGATGGTCTTTGGCTCGCCACAGGCTAACAAGCAGCACTGAGTTTGTTTACAAAGTCCACGAGGTCGTTCCACTTGCTCTCTCTTACCTAATCTGTTCCGTGTTGAAAAGGGATACATATATCTAGATTTTTACAATCCCTACTAATTAGCATCCCATTCAAGTGCTCATCAACCATTCCTTTTATTGCAAGAATGCTGACACAGCTGCTAGGTGTGTGCTTCTGTCAAAATCTATTAAATCACAAGGCTCGCCTGGAGGTCTCTCAAGAGCTCACGAGCCGGCTTAGCTCTGGTCTTTACAGCTCGCTGGGGTATGCGCTACCGCTGTTGCGCAAGCAGCTGCCCTCTCAGCAGCAGGAGCACGATGGATGCAGATATTTCCAGGGACTTCAGACGCAGAGGGCCCCAAGTGGCCAATAACGATGATAATCTCGTTGTCACATGCAGGCCGCAGTTTGCAAGTGTAAATCCAGGAATTAGTCAGGCAGCGGGGCTTAAAATGCTAAGTGGCTCCCCATAGGGTTCCAAAATCCAGGGCTAATCGGCGACTGACAGGGCGTTGACGCCGACGGAGCACAGAGGCGTGATTTGAACCCGTGAGAACGCAGCAGGGAAGGGAGCACGGCGAATGTTGAAGGAACCGGCGAGTTGTAAGCATCGTGTCGGGTCTTCGTCTGTTAATGACCATTTTAGGTCTATTTCTGCACCATACATTTGTGCGCTGGCATGTTCTCTTCAATGTGTAGAAAATGTCAATCCCCGTGAAAGAATTTCACCTTCTTCAAATGATGAACAACAAGGCCAAGAAAGGACAAGGAGAAATGGCAAGAACAGGCAGTCGGGTAGTAGTTCATGCCATCATCTAtcgacagcttatcatgttatcgggttccaaggtggatgaaagggttaaagtcaaACGTTCCGCAGTGAAAGGTCCTTTTCTGTCCGACAATGTCTGAGGTTGACACTCGGGCTTTGAGTGAGAAAAATACGTCAACGCAATGGAGGTCAACATTACTGGCCGACGATCAGGTGTCACGTAGCCACGTGGCTTGGGAGCTCGCAAAGTGCACTCGAGGGTGCGAAGCCGGAAGCTCAGTCGTCTTCGGCCCCCACCACCCGCGTCCTGTAAAGTGCACGGTAGTCAGCCCGGTAGAACGGCTCGGCCATTCGAGCTGTTTATCTGGAGGGGATGTGAAGGTGGGCGGCCGCCGCTCAGCCCGGGAAGGAATGAGCGCAGTCATTCGGCTCCTGTAACACGACGCTTTGTCTTGACAGCCGCAAGCAACTGGGCAGCCACCGAATCCTGCTCACATGTGGGAATGCATCATCCGCTGTATTatcactctctctctcgacGTATGCGTGTGGGCACCAACCATTCATGCCTGTACCCGGGATAGGTGATTAACGAATTTTGGCGTTTAATTTGGAAAAACTCCAGTCATTTTCTTCAACTTCCAACTTGAACTCCCACCAAGAAACGGATAACATGAGCGATACCATGAATCATTTGAATATGGCATCAAATTTACATTCTTTGACTTCACCTATTCACCGATTTATATTTTGGAACCGCTTCCATCTTCAAAAGTCGGCAAGATGGTCCCAGAGCTAGAAAAATAGTGCTTTGGTGCTTTCTTGTTGCACCTTGGTGGCACGGAACTAAGTTGAAGTAAGTGGAGAAGCTTCTGTTAGACAGGCCAAAGCGCTACCAATAGACAAAGTAGGTATTTGGCGCCACCCTGTGACATCCATTGGCTATTACTTTTTTCTGTATGCATGACACGGAGCCCCTTACGGATGTTTTGctttacattttttaacaatATGCTGAAAGTAGCCATGATAGAATACCTCCTAATATTGACACTCTGTACCTGCCATGTCCAACGGATCTTCCACCTCACAGCTCATCCTAGGGTGACCCCGGTGCGGCCGTAGCCCTTCGCAATGCCAAGATGGCGCCCCTGCTCCCTCGCCCAGGCGCCGACGCGTTCCGCCCCTTCACCTGGGAATCGCTGGCGGAGATCGAGAGGCTTCAAGCGGAAAAGCGAAACAAGGCAGCCCGAATAGACGGGCATGAGGCAgccgaggtggaggaggaggaggcggcggcggcccccAACGCCGACTTGGAAGCGGGCAAGAATCTGCCCTGGATTTACGGAGACCCTCCAGCGGAGATGATCAACACGCCATTGGAGGATTTGGATCCCTTCTACAGGGCTCAGAAGGTCAGTTGAACTGTTGCAAGTGTCTCAAACAGAAATGTTTGGAATTTTCAGACCAATACAGAGTATTCGCTCTTTGAAAACTCACCGATATAGAGTACTGAGACTTGTAATACTTTTGATATATAAAATATCAgtgaacacaatgacaaaaaaaataatgactggTTCTGCAGTTAGGTCGCACTGTTTGgtaacagtgtttttttttttttgggtggcacgGCCATGGCTCACATAAGTGTAGATAACTTCCAACTtgaaggttgtgggttcaaccCTAAGCCCCCTGTGATCATGTCACATGTGCCTTGAGTGTCCTTGAGTAAGTTACCGAACCCGCAGTAGCTCCCCGAAGATGTGTCATCAGTAGATGATTTAGGAGAGTGTTAAAGCGCTTTGAGTGTCttgaatgtagaaaaaaaaaagcaagatccAAGTGAAAGCCCAGGTACCGTTTAGCTACGTTGTCATTGATTGCCAATATAGATTTGCAATGGAGAAAGAAATGACACAACAttgatattaaccctttcacaacagtggacagcttatcatgtgatcaggttacagggtgcatgaaagggttaaatgcagGTCTCTCTGAAcaacgtgtgtgttttttcagaCGTTCATCGTGCTTAGCAAAGGCAACACCATTTACAGGTTCAACGCCGAGCCGGCGTGCTACCTCCTGACCCCCTTCAGCAGCGTGAGAAGAGGAGCCATCAAAATCCTCATCCATTCATATCCTTCACGCCGCAGCTCCTTGCAaaccccccctctccccgccCCCAACCAGTGTCACACTTGTTTCCTTAACGTGCCGCCTTAAATTATTCAGCATGTTCATCAtgatcaccattctatccaacTGCGTGTTCATGACCATGAGTAACCCACCGGCGTGGAGTAAAAACGTCGAGTGAGTATGCGGGCCGCGTGTCCGAGCGTCCCGTTCGATGCTACgagttttctttttccatcccCAGGTACGCTTTTACTGGGATTTACACCTTCGAGGCCACCGTGAAAGTCTTGTCCAGAGGCTTTTGCATCGGCTCGTTTACATTCCTTCGAGACCCGTGGAACTGGCTGGATTTCATGGTGATCAGCATGGCGTAAGCAACACACAGGGTCCCATCCAAGTTGATGCGTCATTGCTTGgaaaacatgctaaccagtccccCCCCCGATTCTTTTCTTTGACACCTCTAACAGGTACATCACCGAGTTCATCGATCTTGGTAACGTGTCCGCCCTCAGGACCTTCCGTGTGCTTCGAGCCCTTAAAACCATCACTGTGATTCCTGGTCcgatctatttttatttatttttttgtcaattccgTTTCCCAGCAGAGTTAATTTTTAATAGCATGTTCGTTTTACCTGCCAGGTCTGAAAACCATCGTGGGCGCCCTGATCCAGTCGGTGAAGAAAATGGTGGACGTGATGGTCCTGACGGTCTTTGCTCTGGCCGTGTTCGCCCTGGTCGGCCTGCAGCTATTCATGGGCAACTTGCGGCACAAGTGCGTGCGCTGGCCCATCAACGGCAACGACACCGGCGAATGGTTCAACGTCACCGACCCGCCGGTGCTTTATAACCAGACCGTCGGCATCAACAGTAGCGATTATTCCAACAGCACCTTCGATTTCGCGGAGTACATCGAGAACTCGGGTATGTTGCATCCCAAGTACTTCTCGAGTGGTCAAACCATCAAAAACagatgatgacatcattgataTTCATTGCATAGGAAGAgcactgtgtgtgcatgtttgataaacattaataatataaatatgaaAAGTCCCCAAAATGAATAAGGACTCCAAATGAGAAAGTTCAAGTTAATAAAATAGGGCTAAAGATATTGACATTTTTACGGAATTGTctctcaaattatttttcatggaAATTAAATCTCAAAATTCCCTGAAATCAGGCTACAAAAGATGATATTCTACTTAATTATCCGCCTGTCAAATTATAATTATacttttcaaatttaaaaagtaCTTTTGGCAGATAAAATTTTACATATGGAGCACAACCAAATAAAAACTTTCCTCATTATTCAACTCATTATCTTCAGTATAACATTGCTAGAACAGGTTATTTTAGTTGTTTCAATGTCtatggttttaaaataaatttaatagAAAAAAGCCTAAATATGTCCCAAAACATGTACATCAGTCGTTTCTACCCTGGCCAAATTGTTGAGTGTTTGGCGGTGTTTGTGTGCAGAAAACTACTACTTTCTGGAAGGCAGCAAAGGTCCTCTTGTATGCGGCAACAGTTCTGATGCCGGGTACTGATGTCATTTCTTCACATTTCTCACACTGGGATGCGGTCTCCACTCATTTTACATCCATGACTTCTCTCTAGAGTCTGCCCTGAAGGCTTTACTTGCATGAAGGCCGGCGGGAACCCAGATTACGGCTACACCAGCTTTGACTCGTTCGGCTGGGCCTTCCTGGCGCTTTTCAGACTCATGACTCAGGACTACTGGGAAAATCTCTTCCAGATGGTTAGAATTCCGCAAGCGGTTCTTCTCCTTCTGGCCGGATATGGAACGTCTCCTTATTTGTCGTAGCTTTTCGTTTGTTCCAATCGCAGATTCTGCGGGCGGCGGGCAAAACGTACATGCTCTTCTTTGTGGTGGTGATCTTCCTGGGCTCCTTCTACCTCATTAACCTCATCCTGGCGGTGGTGGCCATGGCTTACGATGAGCAGAACCAGGCCACGCTGCGCGAGgccaaggagaaggaggaggagttcCAGCGTATCCTCGAGCAGCTCAAGAGCCAAGAGCAGGTGCGGGTTTCGCTTCATTCAGCTAACGCTAACTTAGCTGAGCTTGACTCCTCATTTATCATCGCTTGCAGCATTCAGCCGTATGCTACGGAAATCTGCCTTTTATAGCAATACTTTGCACAATTCAATACTTCTTCTTCTACACCCAAGTAACATTCATCAAATGTCTTGTGTGCCCGACAGTCTCAGCATTCTGGAAGTCGCGAATCTCTGAAGAGTAGCAAGTCGCCAAGTCGTCACTCGGCTTCTGAGCTGAGCCTGGAGCACGACGCAGCTGTCAAGGACTGTAATGGGAAAATGGTCCCAACCCTCATTGTTCGATCGCCTACGATGGTCGTGGTCGGTGTTTGTCTTGTTCCAAGTCCATTCATCCAAGTCAACTGTCAGGCTCCATTTTGTTTGGGTGGTTTTGTTTTCAGCGTCATGACGACGAAGAGCTCCGGGAGAGGTCTCCAGGGATGCTTGATCCAGAAGAGCTTCATACGGACGAGCACAGCCAGAGGCAGAGGTCCACGAGCGCCATGGAAGGTACTGCTCGGTCACGTTCCCGTTGGCAAAGGCATTAAGCCCTTTGTGGGTGCGAGGAAATAAATGTGGCGTCAAGTTTGAAGCAGAGCTAAAATGACTGCGCGGGCATAATAACATTGTTACTCGGTCAGGCTAATGGCTTCATTAGCACACTTTAGTCAGGATCTCGGGCAACATTCGGCCTTTGCCAGGACGCGCTCATTCAATTTTGGAGAATTAAGTCACTGCCCATGACCTAAGTCTGGATGCTTTCCCACTGTTGTTGTCACCTTGGTGAATACAGCCCACACCAATTTTAGAAACTAGATGAGCTTTTGTAGCATTAGCGTCGCTATTCCTGAGATTAATTTTGGAAACATTAACTGAGCCCCCTCCTGTGCAGAGTATTGGCTTTTGGAGCATTAGCTCGGCCATTGCCGTAAGATTTCATCTTGCGAGCAgtatttgagttgttattgtgttctaatattattttgCATCGGCATGCATTGCTCTTATCACTCTGATTCAGAATCGGCAGACAAGAACATTGTAGATTTGGAGACCGTTTGTCAAAGATGTCATCCGTCTGCGCAGAATTGGAGGACGCTCAGAGGCCGTGTCCGCCGGGCTGGTACAAGTTTGCCAACATTTTCCTGAAGTGGAACTGCTGCAAGCCGTGGGTGGCTCTCAAAAAATGGTTGTACGTCATCGTCATGGACCCTTTCTTCGACTTGGCCATTACCATTTGCATCGTGCTCAACACGCTCTTCATGTCCATGGAGCACTACCCCATGACTCACGAGTTTGACGAGATGCTCTCCGTGGGCAACCTGGTGAGGGAGGGACATTTTGGGTCCCACTCGTGCTACTTAGCATTTGCAGTAGCATCGTAATGGATTCTGTACTTTTTATCAGGTTTTCACTGGAATCTTCACCGCGGAGATGTTCTTTAAGCTCATCGCCATGGACCCGTATTACTACTTCCAAGTGGGATGGAACATTTTTGACAGCATCATTGTCACCCTCAGCCTGGCAGAGTTGGGTCTGGCAAATGTCCAGGGGCTCTCGGTTCTGCGCTCCTTCCGTCTGGTGAGCGCCGCTCACTCATTCCGCTACAATGCTCTCTTCTCTTCTCATTGTTTGTCTTTCCCGGTTGTGATGTGCCGATAGCTTCGCGTCTTCAAGCTGGCAAAGTCCTGGCCCACCCTCAACATGCTGATCAAGATCATTGGGAACTCGGTGGGCGCACTGGGCAACCTGACACTGGTGCTGGCCATCATCGTCTTTATCTTCGCCGTGGTGGGGATGCAGCTCTTTGGCAAGAACTACAAGGACTGCGTCTGCAAGATCTCTGACGAGTGCGAGCTGCCGCGCTGGCACATGAATGACTTTTTCCACTCCTTCCTCATTGTCTTTCGTATCCTGTGCGGCGAATGGATCGAGACCATGTGGGACTGCATGGAGGTGTCCGGCGCGGGCATGTGCCTCATTGTCTTCATGATGGTCATGGTCATTGGGAATCTCGTGGTGAGTCAGAGTGTTAACTTCATTAACAGTTCCTTTTTGGTTGTTTGGTTTGTCAAATTATAATCAATGAAATGAGcaattcaatcaatcaaaacttGACTTGGCTGGTACAAAGTTGTGCTTTCGCATGGAGAGTTGCACAGGTGAGGCAAGGCAACCTCTGAACCCCGTGACTTGCGAGCAGAATCACAAAGTCATGTGCTTCCAAGAATATAAATGctaaatggtcattttttggaaaaaaatctctttgcAACACTGACTGGGTTTTTGTAAACTAGCTTCTGTCTGATTGCAGCCATGTTGTTAGTGTAATCAGTGAACGTCAGTTGAGATGCGCTTTTAACTCAGGAGGCTGCTTAAAATCgactaaaaaaaacatcctgagcAATCTCAAAATAATCGATAGAATAGATGAATCAGCGAGCCCCTGTTAGAGACAATATTTGCACTTCTTCTGCACTCACGCACAGTAATTCAGCACACTCTCTCATGACCACTTCCTGGTAGGTTATTCATAGAAACGAAAAGGAAATGGCTCATCAGCAGGAGAGCTGAAAAGCACCGACCACCAAGTGCCAACATTCTCCAGATGATCACACCCCCCTCAACTCGCCATGTCAGGGGGCCTGTAGCTCATGTGATCTCGCCACACATgcagacgacaaaaaaaaagaaagaaaatcaaaactcaTCCACTCCACAAGGAAGGCTTCTATTTAAATCCAACGACTTGAGACGGCAAACGTTAGGTTTGACCTTGAGCGTGTGTTCAGATCCATCTCAGGTCGGCGTGCCGCCACCGCGCCAACAAACAGCTGCTGAGCATGTGTGAaggcagagtcatcggagacgACGTATTCGACTGTAATTGATCAGCGTTTAGGGTCGTGCGCCGATCGTATTGCTTCATCCAAGATTTAATACATGCTAGCATGAAGGCTAGCATGAAGGCTAGCATAACGCGGAAGCAGATAGCCTGATTAGCCTACAGCCTGCTTGAATGGATAGACTCAATCTGGCgtcattctttttttatgttaaagAAATACAGTTGTCATCATAATAAACGAAGGAGTTCATCCATAATGTTtctatttttgtgtattttgtaaGCACAAATTTGGAGTGACACCTCAATTTCCCATACAGTCACAATAAAAAAGACTGAATGAGGGCGGCCTCTTCTCTTCAGGTGCTGAACCTCTTCCTCGCGCTGCTGCTCAGCTCGTTCAGCGGCGAAAACCTGTCGTCAGCAGACGAAGATGGTGAGCTGAACAACCTCCAGATCGCCGTCGGGAGGATCACGAGAGGCATCGACTGGCTCAAAGCGGCGGCCGCTGAGATTCCTCGCAGAATCCTGGACAAAAACCCAGAAGACGACAACACCGAGGCCGTGGAGATGAATGACTTGGACACCAGTGCTGATGTCCGAAAAGCAGACGGGATAGTAAACTGTTTGGCGCCAGGACGGACTCCTGGCGCCGTTATGGATGGAGAGCTTGCTCTTAGCGTCCCTTTTGCTCAGGGAGAGTCAGACTTTGAAAACCCGGACGATGACGAAGACTACGACTCCAATGCCTCCACTTGTGGAGAGAGCCTACATGATGGTGTAAGAATGACATAATCacgaactgtgaggcagacttgcTAACTGCTACTTTACTGTGCTGCtctaaacttttttaaaaaattattattcagGAAAGCCTCGAAGATGATCTCGGTCTTATAAAAGAAGTCAAAGTGAGtacttttcatttaaaaaaaaaaaaaaaaaaagtgcctcatGTTGCTTACGCAGTGTGTCTCTGCTGTGCCCCGAGCAGCTGATGGGCGTGGCAACCGAGGACAGCGACGTGTCGCTGTGCAGCACGGCGGACTATCAGCCGCCTGAGCCTGAaccggaggaagaggaagaggaagagccgGAGCCCGTGGACCCGGAAGCCTGCTTCACTGACAGTACGTTAGAGAACAACAAGTCTGGAACACATCACCCACGATAAACGGGGATTGACCATATACGGAAGTAACGCAGTGATTTCCTCGCCCATCAGATTGCGTGCGCCGCTGGCCTTGCCTCACCGTGGACATCGACACAATCGGTGGCAAGCGATGGTGGAAGCTGCGCAAGACCTGCTTCGCCATCGTGGAGCACGATTGGTTCGAGTCCTTCATCATCTTCATGATCATGCTGAGCAGCGGCGCTCTGGTAAGTGTACGGAACGCATCCAAACAGGACATGTCGGGACGTATCCATGTGGTCCGATCCTTCGTCAGGCTTTTGAAGATATTTACCTTGAGCGACGGCGAATCATCAAAATTATCCTGGAGTATGCCGATAAAGTTTTCACCTTCGTCTTTGTCGTGGAGATGATCCTGAAATGGACGGCGTACGGCTTCAAGACCTACTTCACCAACGCCTGGTGCTGGCTGGACTTTTTCATCGTCGATGTAAGCGCTGTGAAGTTCCGGCGATGGCCTGGCGGGTCACAAACGGTCTCCTTTCGCTGCAGGTTTCTCTGATTAGTCTGGTGGCCCACTGGTTGGGTTTCTCCGAGTTGGGACCCATCAAATCCCTGCGAACGCTGAGAGCGCTGAGGCCTCTCCGCGCCCTCTCCAGATTTGAAGGCATGCGGGTAAGTTGTGTGAAAGGAGCCATGCTTGAGATTGCCACGCCCGGTTGTCTGAAGTGGTCTGTGTGATGACCTTGGGAAGGTTCAAAATGTTGTACAGTTTGAACCAAATTTGGACTGGATATTATGACTCTTGTAGTCTTACAAATCACATCAGTAAGCTCAGTGGCTAACCAGAATGCTAAGTGGCTAACCATAACATCATCTGTCAGTATGATGCAGTGCGCTTCAACTGTGTGTCTGATGGCTGCTTTGACGCGTTTGACTTTTCTTCTATCTTGCATGCTTTACACCGCGTGGGATCGCAAACCCCGGTAAGTGTCGCGGTGTCAATCATCGGACGTCGCCGTGCCGTCATATTCTCATGCCCACACCGACCTCGCTTTTGACCTAACCAGGTGGTGGTGAACGCGTTGGTTGGCGCCATCCCGTCCATCTTCAACGTGCTGTTGGTATGCCTCATCTTCTGGCTCATCTTCAGCATCATGGGCGTCACCATGTTCGCCGGCAAGTTCTACCGCTGCGTCAACACCACCTCGCAGGAGCGCTTCGACGTCACCGAAATCAACAATCGCAGCGAGTGTCTGGCCCTGCAAGAGGCTACGGGGGAGGCCCGCTGGGTCAACATCAAAGTCAACTACGACAATGTTGGGAAGGGCTACTTGTCGCTGCTCCAAGTGGTACGTGGCCCATCTTGGAGTTTTCTGTGTTTCAGGAAAGATAAATCAATCCATTAAACACGTTCTTATATGTTTGCAGGCAACTTTTAAAGGCTGGATGGACATCATGT
It includes:
- the scn4aa gene encoding sodium channel protein type 4 subunit alpha A — protein: MAPLLPRPGADAFRPFTWESLAEIERLQAEKRNKAARIDGHEAAEVEEEEAAAAPNADLEAGKNLPWIYGDPPAEMINTPLEDLDPFYRAQKTFIVLSKGNTIYRFNAEPACYLLTPFSSVRRGAIKILIHSLFSMFIMITILSNCVFMTMSNPPAWSKNVEYAFTGIYTFEATVKVLSRGFCIGSFTFLRDPWNWLDFMVISMAYITEFIDLGNVSALRTFRVLRALKTITVIPGLKTIVGALIQSVKKMVDVMVLTVFALAVFALVGLQLFMGNLRHKCVRWPINGNDTGEWFNVTDPPVLYNQTVGINSSDYSNSTFDFAEYIENSENYYFLEGSKGPLVCGNSSDAGVCPEGFTCMKAGGNPDYGYTSFDSFGWAFLALFRLMTQDYWENLFQMILRAAGKTYMLFFVVVIFLGSFYLINLILAVVAMAYDEQNQATLREAKEKEEEFQRILEQLKSQEQSQHSGSRESLKSSKSPSRHSASELSLEHDAAVKDCNGKMVPTLIVRSPTMVVRHDDEELRERSPGMLDPEELHTDEHSQRQRSTSAMEELEDAQRPCPPGWYKFANIFLKWNCCKPWVALKKWLYVIVMDPFFDLAITICIVLNTLFMSMEHYPMTHEFDEMLSVGNLVFTGIFTAEMFFKLIAMDPYYYFQVGWNIFDSIIVTLSLAELGLANVQGLSVLRSFRLLRVFKLAKSWPTLNMLIKIIGNSVGALGNLTLVLAIIVFIFAVVGMQLFGKNYKDCVCKISDECELPRWHMNDFFHSFLIVFRILCGEWIETMWDCMEVSGAGMCLIVFMMVMVIGNLVVLNLFLALLLSSFSGENLSSADEDGELNNLQIAVGRITRGIDWLKAAAAEIPRRILDKNPEDDNTEAVEMNDLDTSADVRKADGIVNCLAPGRTPGAVMDGELALSVPFAQGESDFENPDDDEDYDSNASTCGESLHDGESLEDDLGLIKEVKLMGVATEDSDVSLCSTADYQPPEPEPEEEEEEEPEPVDPEACFTDNCVRRWPCLTVDIDTIGGKRWWKLRKTCFAIVEHDWFESFIIFMIMLSSGALAFEDIYLERRRIIKIILEYADKVFTFVFVVEMILKWTAYGFKTYFTNAWCWLDFFIVDVSLISLVAHWLGFSELGPIKSLRTLRALRPLRALSRFEGMRVVVNALVGAIPSIFNVLLVCLIFWLIFSIMGVTMFAGKFYRCVNTTSQERFDVTEINNRSECLALQEATGEARWVNIKVNYDNVGKGYLSLLQVATFKGWMDIMYAAVDSREVEEQPSYEINLYMYVYFVIFIIFGSFFTLNLFIGVIIDNFNQQKKKLGDKDIFMTEEQKKYYEAMKKLGSKKPQKPIPRPTNVLQGLVFDLISQQFFDIFIMVLICLNMVTMMVETDNQSAEKEDFLFKVNLAFIAVFTGECVLKLFALRQYFFTNGWNIFDFIVVILSIAGTMLSDIIEKYFVSPTLFRVIRLARIGRILRLIKGAKGIRTLLFALMMSLPALFNIGLLLFLIMFIFSIFGMSNFAYVKKEAGVDDIFNFETFGGSIICLFQITTSAGWDGLLLPMLNREPPDCDPDFENPGTDVRGNCGSPGMGMIFFSSYIIISFLVVVNMYIAIILENFNVAQEESSDALCEEDFEMFDKTWEKFDTAGTMFIEYVRLSDFCDALQEPLRVAKPNRLRLIQMDLPLVIGDRIHCLDVLMAVTQMVLGDTLEMAAMRESIKTKFLQSNPTSDSFAPITTTVRHKEEALAATVIQRAYRSHLLRRGLRHAAFLRRPMRGAAQDQEPPEKEGLIACKMGALHAGNVDLAEEKGAGSAEEPGTRPGPVASGSSAKSVPLEITNEVVLHSAPEPDRVLGSLEEHVRESLV